GGCCGAGGGGGCGTCCGACGTGGTCTACGGCTACCGCATCTCGCGGCCGCTGTCGGCCATCCTCACCAAGCAGGTGGTGGGCACCGAGGTGGCCGAGGCCATCACGCTGTTCATCCAGCCGATGACCGAGACCGAGTGTCAGGTGTGGATGATCTTCTCGGGCATCCGCTCCCCGGAGCCCGACGAAGCCGTGCGCGACTTCCAGGACACGGTGTTCGCGCAGGACCGGCCCATCCTCGAGTCGCAGCGCCCGAAACGCCTGCCGCTCGACGCGCGGGCGGAACAGGCGCAGCGGGCGGACCTGCTGGCCGCGCACTACCGGAAGTTCCTCCGGGAGCGGGGGCTGGTCTACGGGGTGATCCCGGCCTGATCAGTCGCCCAGGTTCTTCTGCAACCGCGCCAGCAGCGACGCGAGCTGCTCGCGCTCGTCCGGCGTGAAGTCGGCCACCAGCTTCGCCGACAGCTTGCGCCGTTCGGCCGCGATGCCCTTGACCACCTCGCGACCCTCCGCCGTGAGTTCCAGTCGCAGCTTGCGCCGGTCGGTCTCGTCGGGCACGCGCACCAGCAGGCCCGCGTCCTCGACCTGCTGGATCAGCCGGTTGATCTGGCCCTTGTCCCGGCCCGTGCGTTCGACGAGGTCACCCTGCGTGGAGCCCGGGTGGCGGGCGACGTGGTGGAGGAT
This genomic stretch from Piscinibacter gummiphilus harbors:
- a CDS encoding MarR family winged helix-turn-helix transcriptional regulator, with protein sequence MATSPDSPPDVMEQIHTLMHALKARVMRGSPEAGGRRVAPTEARILHHVARHPGSTQGDLVERTGRDKGQINRLIQQVEDAGLLVRVPDETDRRKLRLELTAEGREVVKGIAAERRKLSAKLVADFTPDEREQLASLLARLQKNLGD